The following are encoded in a window of Vigna unguiculata cultivar IT97K-499-35 chromosome 8, ASM411807v1, whole genome shotgun sequence genomic DNA:
- the LOC114193524 gene encoding BRI1 kinase inhibitor 1-like → METHQHQIEAAPAQLSWQQENREEEEEEEASSSPQSSTPSSPSQEFSFTISLHHTFPQDNNSKAQPSSIALDLSPADDIFFHGHLLPLHLLSHLPSSPRSSTNSMESFTLPITGLLEHQNHPIIKDSSSSSSNSTTLDSTSNNNNMGKNKVQGKSKFTFSLFGLAKGHKGCRDSKEDKVKQKKKVRFDVIHAIKKYLRMVQPKMLFKGEREKKIRPSCGQSYSYSGNVTPRNYKQSWREQYSAPASMRTSPTNSGLLIATTTPLPSSARDSTMEELQAAIQAAIAHCKNSISKEEKLKC, encoded by the coding sequence ATGGAGACTCATCAGCACCAAATTGAAGCAGCACCAGCACAGTTATCATGGCAACAAGAAaatagagaagaagaagaagaagaagaagcttcATCATCACCACAATCTTCAACTCCCTCTTCCCCTTCTCAAGAATTCTCCTTCACAATCTCCCTCCACCACACATTCCCCCAAGATAATAACTCCAAAGCTCAACCATCTTCCATTGCACTTGATTTATCTCCTGCTGATGACATTTTCTTCCATGGTCACTTGCTCCCTCTGCACCTCCTTTCACACCTCCCTTCTTCACCTCGCTCTTCAACCAATTCCATGGAAAGCTTCACCCTCCCCATCACAGGCTTATTAGAACACCAAAACCACCCCATCATTAAGGatagcagcagcagcagcagcaacagCACCACCTTAGACAGCaccagcaacaacaacaacatgggAAAAAACAAGGTACAAGGTAAGTCCAAGTTTACATTTTCATTGTTTGGATTAGCCAAGGGCCACAAAGGGTGCCGAGATAGCAAGGAAGATAAAGTGAAGCAGAAGAAGAAGGTGAGGTTTGATGTGATCCATGCAATCAAAAAGTACTTGAGAATGGTTCAGCCGAAGATGCTTTTCAAaggagaaagagagaagaagattAGACCCAGTTGTGGACAGAGTTATTCTTATTCAGGAAATGTAACTCCAAGAAATTATAAGCAGAGCTGGAGAGAACAATATTCAGCACCAGCATCAATGAGAACTTCTCCAACAAACAGTGGTCTCTTGATTGCAACAACCACACCTCTCCCTTCTTCTGCTAGAGACAGTACCATGGAAGAGTTGCAAGCAGCCATTCAAGCCGCAATTGCTCACTGcaaaaattcaatttcaaaaGAAGAGAAACTCAAATGCTGA
- the LOC114194465 gene encoding phosphatidate phosphatase PAH2 isoform X1: MQAVGRLGSYISRGVYTVSGPFLPFGGAVDIVVVRQKDGSFKSSPWYVRFGKLHMVSKEKVKVHISVNGVEPDFYLYLNLKGEVVFNHGDTQEEQEGESIVEGESESTSDSDGVMPQGGGNNRHFKSISWNYDSMGNSKAEAKVVGRTRSRRSRILGLVSRSLRGGEGEDGDVNGVDSVERAEIAANLLELKWSTNLSFDHQLPRKDRKKTKGEALNNGLPLPPRNMKEESYSCSEQDATRSKPVSNEMRLASAGCGEVRFTTEEVLQPATLVLPEVKESEEVTKDFDIGRTQMEASVLQSQQRECSHSGMCAAGNVGDKPMFRKSHTVNIGRRDCSIKNVRQNTPTSEQLESLNLREGRNTITFSFSTAMGNQQVDAQIYLWKWNTRIVISDVDGTITRSDVLGQFMPLVGIDWSQTGVAHLFSDIKENGYQLLFLSARAISQAYHTRQFLCNLKQDGKVLPDGPVVISPDGLFPSLYREVIRRAPHEFKIACLEDIKALFPPDCNPFYAGFGNRDTDEVSYLKVGIPKGKIFIINPRGEIVVNSRCFDTHSYTSLHSLVNGMFPPTNSSEQEDFNSWNYWKLPETSSAIN; encoded by the exons atgCAAGCAGTGGGGAGGCTTGGCAGCTACATCAGCCGCGGCGTGTACACTGTTTCAGGGCCGTTTCTTCCTTTTGGTGGGGCGGTGGACATTGTTGTGGTTCGGCAGAAAGATGGGAGCTTCAAATCCTCTCCTTGGTATGTTAGGTTTGGGAAATTGCACATGGTTTCGAAGGAGAAGGTGAAGGTTCATATCAGTGTCAACGGTGTAGAGCCTGATTTCTATTTGTATTTAAACCTCAAAGGGGAAGTTGTTTTCAACCATGGAGACACACAAGAAGAACAAGAAGGGGAATCGATAGTTGAGGGTGAAAGTGAAAGTACGAGTGATAGTGATGGTGTCATGCCACAGGGTGGTGGTAATAATAGGCATTTCAAGTCCATAAGTTGGAACTATGATTCTATGGGCAATTCAAAAGCAGAGGCTAAGGTTGTTGGTAGAACCAGGTCTCGCCGCTCTCGAATTCTTGGTCTTGTGTCACGGTCTTTGAGAGGAGGAGAGGGTGAAGATGGTGATGTGAATGGAGTGGATTCCGTGGAGCGTGCTGAGATTGCAGCCAACTTGTTGGAGCTGAAGTGGTCAACAAATCTCAGTTTTGATCATCAACTTCCACGAAAAGACAGGAAGAAAACTAAGGGTGAGGCCTTGAACAATGGTTTACCTTTACCACCACGTAACATGAAGGAGGAATCTTATTCTTGCAGTGAGCAAGATGCTACCAGATCAAAGCCTGTGTCTAATGAGATGCGCCTTGCAAGTGCAGGATGTGGAGAAGTTCGTTTCACTACTGAGGAGGTTTTGCAACCTGCAACTCTAGTTCTACCTGAG GTTAAAGAAAGTGAGGAAGTGACTAAGGATTTTGACATTGGGAGAACACAAATGGAGGCCTCTGTGTTACAGTCTCAGCAAAGAGAATGTTCCCATTCTGGTATGTGTGCTGCCGGCAATGTTGGAGACAAACCAATGTTTCGAAAATCTCATACTGTCAATATTGGTCGAAGAGATTGTTCGATTAAGAATGTTAGACAGAATACTCCAACGTCTGAACAACTTGAATCCTTGAATCTGAGGGAAGGGAGGAACACAATAACCTTCAGTTTCTCCACAGCTATGGGGAACCAGCAG GTTGATGCTCAAATATATTTGTGGAAATGGAATACTCGTATAGTGATATCAGATGTAGATGGAACAATTACAAG GTCAGATGTTCTAGGTCAATTCATGCCATTAGTAGGAATCGACTGGTCGCAAACAGGCGTTGCTCATTTATTCTCAGATATCAAG GAAAATGGCTACCAGCTACTTTTTCTCAGTGCTCGCGCAATATCTCAGGCCTATCACACCAGACAATTTCTTTGCAACCTTAAGCAG GATGGGAAAGTTTTACCAGATGGTCCTGTTGTTATTTCCCCTGATGGACTTTTTCCTTCTCTATATCGAGAAG TTATCCGGAGGGCTCCTCACGAGTTCAAAATTGCATGTTTAGAG GACATTAAGGCACTTTTTCCTCCTGATTGCAATCCATTCTATGCTGGTTTTGGAAATAGAGATACTGATGAAGTAAGCTACCTTAAGGTCGGAATCccaaaaggaaaaattttcaTCATTAATCCAAGG GGTGAGATTGTTGTAAATAGTCGTTGTTTTGACACACATTCATACACCTCTCTTCATTCTCTTGTGAATGGAATGTTCCCCCCTACAAACTCATCTGAACAG GAAGATTTTAATTCATGGAATTACTGGAAATTACCCGAGACCTCTTCTGCTATAAATTAA
- the LOC114194465 gene encoding phosphatidate phosphatase PAH2 isoform X2, with protein sequence MQAVGRLGSYISRGVYTVSGPFLPFGGAVDIVVVRQKDGSFKSSPWYVRFGKLHMVSKEKVKVHISVNGVEPDFYLYLNLKGEVVFNHGDTQEEQEGESIVEGESESTSDSDGVMPQGGGNNRHFKSISWNYDSMGNSKAEAKVVGRTRSRRSRILGLVSRSLRGGEGEDGDVNGVDSVERAEIAANLLELKWSTNLSFDHQLPRKDRKKTKGCGEVRFTTEEVLQPATLVLPEVKESEEVTKDFDIGRTQMEASVLQSQQRECSHSGMCAAGNVGDKPMFRKSHTVNIGRRDCSIKNVRQNTPTSEQLESLNLREGRNTITFSFSTAMGNQQVDAQIYLWKWNTRIVISDVDGTITRSDVLGQFMPLVGIDWSQTGVAHLFSDIKENGYQLLFLSARAISQAYHTRQFLCNLKQDGKVLPDGPVVISPDGLFPSLYREVIRRAPHEFKIACLEDIKALFPPDCNPFYAGFGNRDTDEVSYLKVGIPKGKIFIINPRGEIVVNSRCFDTHSYTSLHSLVNGMFPPTNSSEQEDFNSWNYWKLPETSSAIN encoded by the exons atgCAAGCAGTGGGGAGGCTTGGCAGCTACATCAGCCGCGGCGTGTACACTGTTTCAGGGCCGTTTCTTCCTTTTGGTGGGGCGGTGGACATTGTTGTGGTTCGGCAGAAAGATGGGAGCTTCAAATCCTCTCCTTGGTATGTTAGGTTTGGGAAATTGCACATGGTTTCGAAGGAGAAGGTGAAGGTTCATATCAGTGTCAACGGTGTAGAGCCTGATTTCTATTTGTATTTAAACCTCAAAGGGGAAGTTGTTTTCAACCATGGAGACACACAAGAAGAACAAGAAGGGGAATCGATAGTTGAGGGTGAAAGTGAAAGTACGAGTGATAGTGATGGTGTCATGCCACAGGGTGGTGGTAATAATAGGCATTTCAAGTCCATAAGTTGGAACTATGATTCTATGGGCAATTCAAAAGCAGAGGCTAAGGTTGTTGGTAGAACCAGGTCTCGCCGCTCTCGAATTCTTGGTCTTGTGTCACGGTCTTTGAGAGGAGGAGAGGGTGAAGATGGTGATGTGAATGGAGTGGATTCCGTGGAGCGTGCTGAGATTGCAGCCAACTTGTTGGAGCTGAAGTGGTCAACAAATCTCAGTTTTGATCATCAACTTCCACGAAAAGACAGGAAGAAAACTAAGG GATGTGGAGAAGTTCGTTTCACTACTGAGGAGGTTTTGCAACCTGCAACTCTAGTTCTACCTGAG GTTAAAGAAAGTGAGGAAGTGACTAAGGATTTTGACATTGGGAGAACACAAATGGAGGCCTCTGTGTTACAGTCTCAGCAAAGAGAATGTTCCCATTCTGGTATGTGTGCTGCCGGCAATGTTGGAGACAAACCAATGTTTCGAAAATCTCATACTGTCAATATTGGTCGAAGAGATTGTTCGATTAAGAATGTTAGACAGAATACTCCAACGTCTGAACAACTTGAATCCTTGAATCTGAGGGAAGGGAGGAACACAATAACCTTCAGTTTCTCCACAGCTATGGGGAACCAGCAG GTTGATGCTCAAATATATTTGTGGAAATGGAATACTCGTATAGTGATATCAGATGTAGATGGAACAATTACAAG GTCAGATGTTCTAGGTCAATTCATGCCATTAGTAGGAATCGACTGGTCGCAAACAGGCGTTGCTCATTTATTCTCAGATATCAAG GAAAATGGCTACCAGCTACTTTTTCTCAGTGCTCGCGCAATATCTCAGGCCTATCACACCAGACAATTTCTTTGCAACCTTAAGCAG GATGGGAAAGTTTTACCAGATGGTCCTGTTGTTATTTCCCCTGATGGACTTTTTCCTTCTCTATATCGAGAAG TTATCCGGAGGGCTCCTCACGAGTTCAAAATTGCATGTTTAGAG GACATTAAGGCACTTTTTCCTCCTGATTGCAATCCATTCTATGCTGGTTTTGGAAATAGAGATACTGATGAAGTAAGCTACCTTAAGGTCGGAATCccaaaaggaaaaattttcaTCATTAATCCAAGG GGTGAGATTGTTGTAAATAGTCGTTGTTTTGACACACATTCATACACCTCTCTTCATTCTCTTGTGAATGGAATGTTCCCCCCTACAAACTCATCTGAACAG GAAGATTTTAATTCATGGAATTACTGGAAATTACCCGAGACCTCTTCTGCTATAAATTAA
- the LOC114194466 gene encoding uncharacterized protein LOC114194466, translating to MSYVYESRRPVRIIPTLPGKTIVVSGIQNKTISDSFTLQKIMEALHNADRDKNGSYDKDELKQALRDLGAYFPGWRAFRAFGKADANNDGQISGEEIDTLVEYLHSCGFGK from the coding sequence ATGTCTTATGTCTATGAAAGCAGAAGGCCAGTGAGAATAATCCCTACTCTACCAGGGAAGACAATAGTGGTGTCTGGTATACAAAACAAGACAATTTCTGATAGTTTCACACTGCAGAAAATAATGGAAGCACTGCATAATGCAGACAGAGACAAAAATGGAAGTTACGACAAAGATGAACTCAAGCAAGCCCTAAGAGACTTAGGTGCCTACTTCCCTGGTTGGAGAGCCTTTCGTGCTTTCGGAAAAGCTGATGCCAACAACGACGGTCAAATTAGCGGCGAAGAAATCGACACTCTTGTTGAGTATCTTCATTCTTGTGGCTTTGGAAAATAG